In Acaryochloris marina S15, a single genomic region encodes these proteins:
- a CDS encoding NAD(P)/FAD-dependent oxidoreductase, giving the protein MQKTSEKYLIIGAGYAGLGMAQALKEAGIPYDQVDASDNIGGNWYHGVYETAHIISSRRITQFTNFPMPETYPDFPSAQNMRDYINAFTDHFDLRDAIELNREITFVRPVEDNLWEVSFANQEQRLYQGVLLCNGHHWCKRMPQFEGSFNGEIIHSKDYKRPQQLIGKRVLVIGSGNSACDLAAEAARVGAKCVLSMRDTPWFIPKTFAGIPVADLSKNSTSPSPLWYQRLMVYLLIRLTFGKHESYGLPKPKHRIFEKHPTINSEVPYYIKHGRIISKPGVQALDGESVIFEDGSREDFDLIVCATGFYVAYPFLAPELQRVQGSIVKCYDGAFLEDYKGLYFIGWYQPRGGIGSVISAFAPVLARYLKLQADINVPVGLVLKELGKKLPNTHLVDPQQMFKELESTDHHFDSISQKAHQVDAQHPNFKNQPLPARERESLEPTVST; this is encoded by the coding sequence GTGCAAAAAACCTCTGAGAAATATCTGATTATTGGTGCTGGCTACGCAGGCTTGGGAATGGCTCAAGCCCTCAAAGAGGCAGGGATTCCCTACGACCAGGTGGATGCCAGCGATAATATTGGCGGAAATTGGTATCATGGCGTTTACGAAACCGCACATATTATTTCTTCCCGCAGAATTACTCAGTTTACAAACTTCCCCATGCCGGAAACGTATCCTGATTTTCCCAGCGCCCAAAACATGCGGGATTACATTAACGCGTTTACCGATCATTTCGACTTACGAGACGCCATTGAGCTGAACCGCGAAATCACATTTGTCCGCCCCGTCGAAGATAATCTCTGGGAAGTCAGCTTCGCCAATCAAGAACAGCGACTGTATCAAGGGGTACTACTCTGCAATGGCCATCACTGGTGCAAGCGGATGCCTCAATTTGAGGGAAGCTTTAACGGAGAAATCATTCACTCCAAAGACTACAAACGTCCTCAACAGCTCATTGGCAAACGCGTTTTAGTCATCGGTTCTGGCAATTCAGCCTGTGATTTAGCTGCCGAAGCCGCTCGTGTGGGAGCTAAATGTGTTTTGAGTATGCGGGATACGCCTTGGTTTATTCCCAAAACCTTTGCAGGCATTCCGGTTGCTGACCTCAGCAAGAACAGCACAAGCCCCAGCCCCCTCTGGTATCAACGGCTGATGGTTTACCTGTTGATCCGGCTGACATTTGGCAAACATGAAAGTTATGGTCTGCCTAAACCAAAGCATCGAATTTTTGAGAAACATCCCACCATCAATAGTGAAGTCCCTTACTACATCAAACATGGCCGTATTATTTCCAAACCCGGCGTCCAAGCTTTAGATGGAGAGTCAGTCATCTTTGAGGATGGTAGCCGAGAAGACTTCGACCTCATCGTTTGTGCCACGGGCTTCTATGTGGCGTACCCGTTCTTAGCACCAGAGCTTCAGCGCGTGCAAGGTTCAATTGTCAAATGCTATGACGGTGCTTTTCTAGAAGACTATAAGGGTCTCTATTTTATAGGGTGGTATCAACCTCGGGGAGGGATTGGTTCGGTCATTAGTGCATTTGCTCCGGTCTTGGCTCGCTATCTCAAGCTGCAAGCAGATATCAATGTGCCTGTAGGTTTAGTACTCAAAGAACTGGGTAAAAAACTCCCGAATACTCATTTGGTCGATCCACAGCAGATGTTTAAGGAATTAGAATCGACAGACCATCACTTTGACTCAATTAGCCAAAAAGCGCATCAAGTTGACGCTCAGCATCCTAATTTTAAAAATCAACCCCT
- a CDS encoding chlorophyll a/b-binding protein — translation MTSSGYTSDDRGRINRFAVEPKTTAKAEPVFGFNKDAERYSGRLAMIGFFGILLIELATNLTFVQIVTGA, via the coding sequence ATGACATCTAGCGGATATACCTCTGACGATCGCGGTCGCATCAACCGTTTTGCAGTAGAGCCTAAAACTACAGCTAAAGCAGAGCCAGTATTTGGTTTCAATAAAGATGCTGAAAGATATAGTGGCCGTCTAGCCATGATCGGCTTCTTCGGAATTTTGTTGATTGAACTCGCCACTAATCTCACCTTTGTACAGATTGTGACCGGCGCATAG
- a CDS encoding SDR family oxidoreductase, with product MTELNNAVVLLTGATGGFGHELTQLLLEAGSRVIRTDINAALLEQQAEQLNPDSHPGELLPSFVTNLGTVDGCESLYQNVQALNHPVDILINNAGIALYGRMDETPTERWELMMQLNLLAPMRLSNRFVADMITRRQGHIVNISSVAGWIAPTGLTGYAASKFGLRGYSDGVRNEVKDFNVQVTTVYPFFSRTPILNSDSFGSLAEGKADLPHWMTTDPHKIMQATLQGIQQNKPEVFPDLPSRVLTRIKRYFPGLLQWTTTQIKQQYQKPS from the coding sequence ATGACCGAGTTAAATAATGCCGTTGTGCTCTTAACCGGAGCAACCGGAGGATTTGGCCACGAGCTGACTCAGCTTTTATTGGAGGCAGGCAGTCGAGTGATCCGCACGGACATCAATGCCGCCTTGCTGGAACAACAGGCCGAGCAGCTCAACCCAGACAGCCACCCAGGAGAACTGCTGCCTAGCTTTGTCACCAACTTGGGCACCGTGGACGGGTGTGAGTCTCTCTATCAGAACGTTCAAGCCCTCAATCATCCCGTCGACATTTTAATCAACAATGCTGGCATTGCCCTCTATGGGCGCATGGATGAAACTCCCACTGAACGGTGGGAGTTAATGATGCAGCTCAATCTCCTTGCCCCCATGCGCTTGAGTAACCGGTTTGTGGCAGATATGATTACCCGTCGCCAGGGCCATATCGTTAATATTTCATCGGTTGCTGGCTGGATCGCCCCAACCGGGTTAACCGGCTACGCGGCCAGTAAATTTGGGTTACGGGGGTATAGTGATGGCGTTCGCAACGAGGTCAAGGACTTCAACGTCCAGGTCACCACTGTCTATCCCTTTTTTAGTCGGACACCGATTCTCAACTCAGATAGCTTTGGATCCCTCGCTGAAGGGAAAGCGGATCTGCCTCACTGGATGACCACGGATCCCCATAAAATCATGCAAGCCACCCTTCAGGGCATTCAGCAGAACAAACCAGAGGTCTTTCCTGATCTGCCCTCCCGAGTCCTGACCCGAATCAAACGGTATTTTCCTGGCCTACTCCAATGGACCACGACTCAAATCAAACAGCAATACCAAAAACCGTCTTAA
- a CDS encoding GNAT family N-acetyltransferase, with protein sequence MDFQIRPAQKTDLSNIWAWAAQESWNPGRYDLEVYWQQNSLLVGWLADQPVGCISAASYDADFGFLGCYLVDHRHRGHGYGRFLWEKAISSLPARCIGLEGAVALQDTYLRHGFIKSCLHVRHQLQSGTGDPVSASLQAIHSVPFEQVLDYDTRHFVGMRSHFLHHWLASPEMQGWAVVQEDQLLGYGLIRPADLGYRIGPLFADTADIAQQLLAALLRVPPADQPVYMDVPHSNEQANQLMKQFQAIPLFSNCRMYKGVFPELPLNEIYGVTTLEMG encoded by the coding sequence ATGGACTTCCAAATCCGACCGGCTCAAAAAACAGATCTCTCTAATATTTGGGCTTGGGCTGCACAAGAGTCCTGGAATCCTGGCCGGTATGACTTGGAGGTGTATTGGCAACAAAATAGTTTGCTGGTGGGGTGGTTGGCGGATCAACCCGTTGGCTGTATTTCTGCGGCCTCGTATGATGCAGATTTTGGATTTTTAGGTTGTTATTTGGTGGATCATCGTCATCGAGGCCATGGTTATGGTCGATTCCTGTGGGAAAAGGCGATTTCTTCACTTCCAGCCCGCTGTATTGGCTTAGAAGGGGCGGTGGCGCTGCAGGATACCTATCTCCGCCATGGGTTTATCAAATCCTGTTTGCATGTTCGCCATCAACTTCAGTCTGGCACGGGTGATCCGGTGTCAGCGTCGCTGCAGGCGATTCATTCCGTCCCGTTTGAGCAGGTGCTGGACTACGATACGCGTCATTTTGTGGGGATGCGATCGCATTTCCTGCATCATTGGCTAGCAAGCCCTGAAATGCAGGGCTGGGCAGTTGTTCAGGAAGATCAACTCCTGGGATATGGTCTGATTCGACCTGCCGATCTGGGGTATCGCATCGGACCGCTGTTTGCCGATACGGCTGATATCGCTCAGCAGCTCTTGGCCGCTCTATTGCGGGTACCGCCTGCCGACCAGCCCGTTTATATGGATGTGCCCCATAGTAATGAACAGGCGAATCAGTTGATGAAGCAATTTCAGGCTATTCCCCTGTTTAGTAATTGCCGCATGTATAAAGGGGTATTTCCTGAGCTGCCGTTAAATGAAATTTATGGGGTGACCACCCTGGAAATGGGATAG